Proteins encoded together in one Prunus dulcis chromosome 3, ALMONDv2, whole genome shotgun sequence window:
- the LOC117623427 gene encoding DNA-directed RNA polymerases II, IV and V subunit 6A-like: MADDDYNEMDMGYEDEPVEPEIEEGAEEEDVENANNDDLPGEAVEADDKEEQAPVERPRRTSKFMTKYERARILGTRAVQISMNAPVMVELQGETDPLEIAMKELRERKVPFTIRRYLPDGSYEDWGVDELIVEDSWKRQVGGN, translated from the exons ATGGCGGACGACGATTACAACGAAATGGATATGgg GTATGAGGATGAGCCAGTGGAGCCAGAGATTGAA GAAGGTGCAGAGGAGGAAGATGTAGAGAACGCAAATAATGATGATCTTCCAGGAGAAGCCGTTGAAGCTGATGACAAAGAAGAACAAGCACCCGTGGAACGGCCTCGGAGAACATCCAAATTTATGACCAAATATGAACGGGCCAGAATCTTGGGTACCCGTGCTGTGCAGATCAG CATGAATGCGCCTGTGATGGTTGAGTTGCAGGGTGAGACTGATCCACTTGAG ATTGCTATGAAGGAGCTTCGTGAGCGGAAGGTACCCTTCACCATACGCCGGTACCTCCCTGATGGAAG TTATGAAGATTGGGGAGTAGATGAGTTGATTGTGGAAGACTCGTGGAAAAGGCAGGTGGGAGGCAATTGA